In the genome of Triticum urartu cultivar G1812 chromosome 5, Tu2.1, whole genome shotgun sequence, one region contains:
- the LOC125509096 gene encoding bifunctional protein FolD 1, mitochondrial: MGGAAVALLAATRRSSIPLVTSSLPRAARGLHEAAAAAGEDKARTRRRRSSSSSFLGPDITDTWDPPPRPAASPLPPRAAGVDYESTATIIDGKSIAEDIRLQVAEEVLQMKNAVGHVPGLAVVLVGDRKDSQSYVRFKVKGCEEVGIKSLLAELPRNCTEDEVVDSVSRFNEDPSVHGVLVQLPLPQHMDEQKILNAISLDKDVDGFHPLNVGNLALRSRKPLFVSCAAKACLELLLQSGIDLMGKHVTIIGRSKVVGLPTSLLLQRHHATVSVIHAYTENPEEITRGSDIVISAAGVANLVRGSWLKQGAVVIDVGTNPVEDPASDFGYRLTGDVCFEEAVNVASAITPVPGGVGPVTIAMLLANTLDSAKRVYGLSD, translated from the exons ATGGGCGGCGCCGCCGTAGCCTTGCTCGCCGCCACTAGACGAAGCTCCATCCCGCTTGTTACCTCCTCGCTCCCTCGTGCTGCGCGCGGTCTCCACGAGGCTGCAGCGGCGGCGGGGGAGGACAAGGCGAGGACGCGCCGGCGGAGGAGCAGTAGCAGCAGCTTTCTTGGACCAGACATCACCGACACCTGGGATCCACCCCCGCGCCCCGCGGCGAGCCCGCTTCCCCCGCGAGCCGCCGGAG TTGATTATGAGTCCACGGCAACCATTATCGATGGCAAGTCCATTGCAGAGGACATAAGGTTACAGGTTGCTGAGGAGGTTCTTCAAATGAAAAATGCAGTCGGACATGTTCCTGGCCTTGCTGTCGTATTGGTAGGCGATAGAAAGGACTCTCAGTCCTACGTGAGATTTAAAGTAAAGGGTTGTGAGGAAGTCGGAATAAAATCTTTGCTGGCAGAGTTGCCTAGGAACTGCACAGAAGATGAGGTGGTGGATTCGGTGTCAAGATTCAATGAAGACCCATCCGTTCATGGCGTCCTTGTTCAGCTACCACTACCACAA CATATGGATGAACAAAAGATTCTCAACGCCATTAGCCTAGACAAGGATGTCGATGGTTTCCACCCCTTAAACGTTGGTAATCTTGCCCTTAGAAGCCGGAAACCTTTGTTTGTTTCCTGTGCTGCAAAGGCTTGCCTTGAATTATTGCTCCAATCTGGTATTGATCTCATGGGAAAGCATGTGACTATTATCGGGAGAAGCAAAGTTGTTGGATTACCCACTTCCTTACTTTTACAG AGACATCACGCTACTGTAAGTGTTATCCATGCCTACACAGAAAATCCAGAGGAGATTACTCGTGGATCTGACATTGTGATCTCAGCTGCTGGAGTGGCCAACCTTGTAAGAGGAAGTTGGTTAAAGCAAGGTGCAGTTGTGATTGATGTTGGGACAAATCCAGTGGAG GATCCAGCCAGTGATTTTGGCTATCGATTAACTGGAGATGTCTGCTTCGAAGAAGCAGTGAATGTGGCTTCTGCTATAACTCCAGTTCCAGGCGGAGTGGGACCAGTCACCATTGCAATGCTTCTTGCCAACACACTTGACTCGGCCAAACGAGTTTATGGCTTGAGTGACTGA
- the LOC125509097 gene encoding putative glucose-6-phosphate 1-epimerase, giving the protein MAASCTLTVPAPFAAASSSSSTSARRYRRFGVVAMASVGQKVYAPGVAVSDGNGGLPKISLKSPHGSEAEIYLFGACVTSWKVPSGKDLLFVRPDAVFNGQKPISGGIPHCFPQFGPGPMQQHGFARNVNWSITDSEVTEGDPTVTLELKDDSYSRSMWDFSFQALYKVVLHSTSLSTTLKIINTDDKPFSFNSALHTYFSASIAGVSVKGLKGSKTLNKDPDPKNPLEGKEERDEVTFPGFVDCVYLGAPTELTLDNGLGDKIVISNTNWSDAVLWNPHLQMEACYKDFVCVENAKIETVQLGPKESWVAEQKIELV; this is encoded by the exons ATGGCGGCTTCCTGCACGCTCACCGTCCCCGCCCCcttcgccgccgcctcctcctcctcctccacttcAGCCCGTCGGTACAG GCGATTCGGGGTGGTTGCCATGGCCAGCGTGGGGCAGAAGGTGTACGCGCCCGGCGTGGCCGTCTCCGACGGCAATGGCGGCCTGCCCAAGATCAGCCTCAAATCCCCGCACGGGAG TGAGGCTGAGATTTATCTATTTGGAGCATGTGTCACATCTTGGAAGGTTCCCAGTGGAAAGGACCTGCTCTTTGTCAGACCAGATGCCGTGTTCAATGGCCAGAAACCCATCAG CGGTGGAATTCCACATTGTTTCCCCCAGTTTGGCCCCGGTCCCATGCAGCAG CATGGATTTGCCAGGAATGTGAATTGGTCTATTACTGATTCAGAAGTCACAGAAGGAGATCCAACTGTAACTTTGGAACTAAAAGACGACTCGTACAGCCGTTCAATGTGGGATTTTAGTTTCCAAGCTTTATACAAG GTTGTGCTGCACTCTACAAGCCTGTCAACGACCCTGAAAATAATAAATACAGACGATAAACCTTTCTCGTTCAACTCAGCCCTCCACACTTATTTCAGT GCTTCCATCGCTGGTGTTTCAGTGAAAGGTCTCAAAGGTAGCAAGACTCTCAATAAGGATCCTGATCCTAAAAATCCTCTGGAGGGCAAAGAAGAAAG GGACGAGGTGACCTTTCCAGGATTTGTGGACTGTGTTTACCTTGGCGCACCGACTGAGCTTACACTGGACAATGGATTGGGTGACAAAATTGTAATCTCAAACACAAA CTGGTCAGATGCAGTGTTGTGGAATCCTCATTTGCAGATGGAGGCATGCTACAAAGACTTTGTTTGTGTTGAAAATGCAAAG ATTGAAACAGTACAACTGGGTCCAAAAGAATCTTGGGTGGCAGAGCAGAAAATTGAACTTGTCTGA